A genomic stretch from Capricornis sumatraensis isolate serow.1 chromosome 4, serow.2, whole genome shotgun sequence includes:
- the PANX2 gene encoding pannexin-2 produces MHHLLEPSTDMATALLAGEKLRELILPGAQDDKAGALAALLLQLKLELPFDRVVTIGTVLVPILLVTLVFTKNFAEEPIYCYTPHNFTRDQALYARGYCWTELRDALPGVDASLWPSLFEHKLLPYSLLAFAAIMYVPALGWEFLASTRLTSELNFLLQEIDNCYHRAAEGRAPKIEKQIQSKGPGITERERREIIENAEKEKSPEQNLFEKYLERRGRSNFLAKLYLARHLLILLLSVAPISYLCTYYATQKQNEFTCALGAAPGGGPAVRVSCKLPSVQLQRIVAGVDVVLLCAMNLVILVNLTHLFIFRKSNFVFDKLHKVGIKTRRQWRRSQFCDINILAMFCNENRDHIKSLNRLDFITNESDLMYDNVVRQLLAALAQSNHDATPTVRDAGVQTVDPSANPAEPDGEAEPPVVKRPRKKMKWIPSSNPLPQPFKEPLAIMRVENSKAEKPKPVRRKTATDTLIAPLLDAGARAAHHYKGGGGDAGPAADKKHARHFSLDVHPYILGTKKAKAEAVPAALPASRSQEGGFLSQADECGLGLTAVPAADAPLPEEEALYSAEPARGVLPPGGPFHVCSPPAAPATAPLSPASLGKPDPLAILSRNATHPLLHISTLYEAREEEDGAPRAPQDVGSLITIPPPQQILIATFDEPRTVVSTVEF; encoded by the exons AtgcaccacctcctggagccGTCCACGGACATGGCGACGGCGCTGCTGGCCGGGGAGAAGCTGCGCGAGCTGATCCTGCCCGGCGCGCAGGACGACAAGGCGGGCGCGCTGGCCGCGCTGCTACTGCAGCTCAAGCTGGAGCTGCCGTTTGACCGCGTGGTCACCATCGGCACCGTGCTCGTCCCTATCCTGCTGGTCACCCTGGTCTTCACCAAGAACTTCGCAG agGAGCCCATTTACTGCTACACGCCGCACAACTTCACCCGCGACCAGGCGCTGTATGCCCGCGGCTACTGCTGGACGGAGCTGCGGGACGCGCTGCCCGGCGTGGACGCCAGCCTGTGGCCGTCGCTGTTCGAGCACAAGCTGCTGCCCTACTCGCTGCTGGCCTTCGCGGCGATCATGTACGTGCCCGCGCTGGGCTGGGAGTTCCTGGCGTCCACGCGCCTCACCTCCGAGCTCAACTTCCTGCTGCAGGAGATCGACAACTGCTACCACCGCGCGGCCGAGGGCCGCGCGCCCAAGATCGAGAAGCAGATCCAGTCCAAGGGCCCGGGCATCACGGAGCGGGAGCGGCGCGAGATCATCGAGAACGCGGAGAAGGAGAAGAGCCCCGAGCAGAACCTGTTCGAGAAGTACCTGGAGCGCCGCGGCCGCAGCAACTTCCTGGCCAAGCTCTACCTGGCGCGGCACCTGCTCATCCTGCTGCTCAGCGTGGCGCCCATCTCCTACCTGTGCACCTACTACGCCACGCAGAAGCAGAACGAGTTCACCTGCGCGCTGGGCGCCGCCCCGGGGGGCGGCCCGGCCGTGCGCGTCAGCTGCAAGCTGCCGTCGGTGCAGCTGCAGCGCATCGTGGCGGGCGTGGACGTCGTGCTCCTCTGCGCCATGAACCTCGTCATCCTGGTCAACCTCACGCACCTCTTCATCTTCCGGAAGAGCAACTTTGTCTTCGACAAGCTGCACAAGGTGGGCATCAAGACGCGCCGGCAGTGGCGCCGCTCCCAGTTCTGCGACATCAACATCCTGGCCATGTTCTGCAATGAGAACCGGGACCACATCAAGTCGCTCAACCGGCTGGACTTCATCACCAACGAGAGCGACCTCATGTACGACAACGTGGTGCGGCAGCTGCTGGCGGCGCTCGCGCAGTCCAACCACGACGCCACGCCCACCGTGCGCGACGCGGGCGTGCAGACCGTGGACCCCAGCGCCAACCCCGCCGAGCCCGACGGCGAGGCCGAGCCGCCCGTGGTCAAGCGGCCCCGCAAGAAGATGAAGTGGATTCCCAGCAGCAACCCGCTGCCCCAGCCCTTCAAGGAGCCGCTGGCCATCATGCGCGTGGAGAACAGCAAGGCCGAGAAGCCCAAGCCCGTGCGCCGCAAGACGGCCACGGACACCCTGATCGCGCCGCTGCTGGACGCGGGCGCGCGCGCCGCGCACCACTACAAGGGCGGCGGGGGCGACGCGGGGCCCGCGGCCGACAAGAAGCATGCCCGCCACTTCTCCCTGGACGTGCACCCCTACATCCTGGGCACCAAAAAGGCCAAGGCCGAGGCCGTGCCCGCCGCGCTGCCGGCCTCCCGGAGTCAAGAAGGCGGCTTCCTGTCCCAGGCGGACGAATGCGGGCTGGGCCTGACAGCGGTGCCCGCGGCAG ACGCGCCGCTCCCGGAGGAGGAGGCCCTGTACTCAGCAGAGCCAGCCCGGGGCGTGCTGCCCCCCGGGGGCCCGTTTCACGTCTGCTCGCCCCCCGCCGCCCCTGCCACCGCCCCTCTGTCGCCAGCCAGCCTGGGCAAGCCTGACCCCCTCGCCATCCTGAGCCGCAACGCCACCCACCCGCTGCTGCACATCAGCACCCTGTACGAGGCCCGGGAAGAGGAGGACGGGGCCCCCAGAGCCCCCCAGGACGTGGGCAGCCTCATCACCATCCCTCCGCCGCAGCAGATTCTCATCGCCACCTTCGACGAGCCGAGGACAGTAGTGAGTACCGTGGAGTTCTGA
- the TRABD gene encoding traB domain-containing protein isoform X2, whose protein sequence is MSCCLCGPPRHTLRFTCGRTDARAHNSTKTRLHASVPEPLPAMEEPEEQPPREADTEPVVTSGASEAVPRVLPGDPQNLSDVDAFNLLLEMKLKRRRERPNLPRTVTELVAEDGSRVYVVGTAHFSDDSKRDVVKTIREVQPDVVVVELCQYRVSMLKMDERTLLREAKEISLEKLQQAVRQNGVASGLMQMLLLKVSAHITEQLGVAPGGEFREAFKEPPRGPPPTPHHPASTQASRVPFCKFHLGDRPIPVTFKRAIAALSLWQKVKLAWGLCFLSDPISKDDVERCKQKDLLEQMMAEMVGEFPDLHRAIVSERDVYLTYMLRQAARRLELPRASDAEPRKCVPSVVVGVVGMGHVPGIEKNWTTDLNIQEIMTVPPPSASGRVSRLAVKAAFLGLLGYGLYWTGRRAASLLLALPAARHCLQRLSDAWPHK, encoded by the exons ATGTCCTGCTGCCTGTGTGGACCTCCCAGGCACACCCTGCGGTTCACGTGTGGCCGCACAGACGCGAGAGCCCACAACAGCACCAAAACCAG GCTTCACGCGTCGGTGCCAGAGCCGCTGCCAGCCATGGAGGAGCCGGAGGAGCAGCCGCCCCGCGAG GCCGACACAGAGCCCGTCGTGACTTCAGGGGCCTCAGAGGCAGTGCCCAGGGTGCTCCCCGGAGACCCCCAGAACCTGT CCGACGTGGACGCGTTCAACCTGCTGCTGGAGATGAAGCTGAAGAGGCGGCGAGAGCGGCCCAATCTGCCGCGCACGGTGACTGAGCTGGTGGCCGAGGACGGGAGCCGGGTGTACGTGGTGGGCACGGCCCACTTCAGCGACGACAGCAAGCGGGACGTGGTGAAG ACCATCCGGGAGGTGCAGCCTGACGTGGTGGTGGTGGAGCTGTGCCAGTACCGCGTGTCCATGCTGAAGATGGACGAGCGCACGCTGCTGCGCGAGGCCAAGGAGATCAGCCTGGAGAAGCTGCAGCAGGCCGTCAGGCAG AACGGCGTTGCCTCGGGGCtgatgcagatgctgctgctgaagGTGTCCGCCCACATCACCGAGCAGCTGGGCGTGGCCCCCGGCGGCGAGTTCAGGGAGGCCTTCAAGGAG CCGCCCCGGGGTCCCCCACCGACACCGCACCATCCCGCCTCCACCCAGGCCAGCAGGGTTCCGTTCTGCAAGTTCCACCTGGGCGACCGGCCCATCCCCGTCACCTTCAAGCGGGCCATCGCCGCCCTCTCCCTCTGGCAAAAGGTCAAGTTGGCCTGGGGCCTGTGCTTCCTGTCGGACCCCATCAG CAAGGACGACGTGGAGCGCTGCAAGCAGAAGGACTTGCTGGAGCAGATGATGGCGGAGATGGTGGGCGAGTTCCCCGACCTGCACCGCGCCATCGTGTCCGAGCGCGACGTCTACCTGACCTACATGCTGCGCCAGGCCGCCCGCCGCCTGGAGCTGCCGCGCGCCTCCGACG CCGAGCCCAGGAAGTGCGTCCCCTCCGTGGTGGTGGGCGTCGTGGGCATGGGCCACGTCCCCGGCATCGAGAAGAACTGGACCACCGACCTCAACATCCAGGAGATCATGAC cGTGCCCCCGCCGTCCGCCTCGGGCAGAGTGTCCCGCCTGGCCGTGAAGGCCGCCTTCCTGGGCCTCCTGGGCTACGGCCTCTACTGGACAGGGCGCCGCGCCGCCAGCCTGCTCCTGGCCCTGCCCGCCGCCCGGCACTGCCTGCAGAGGCTCTCCGACGCCTGGCCGCACAAGTAG
- the TRABD gene encoding traB domain-containing protein isoform X1 has translation MSCCLCGPPRHTLRFTCGRTDARAHNSTKTRLHASVPEPLPAMEEPEEQPPREADTEPVVTSGASEAVPRVLPGDPQNLSDVDAFNLLLEMKLKRRRERPNLPRTVTELVAEDGSRVYVVGTAHFSDDSKRDVVKTIREVQPDVVVVELCQYRVSMLKMDERTLLREAKEISLEKLQQAVRQNGVASGLMQMLLLKVSAHITEQLGVAPGGEFREAFKEASRVPFCKFHLGDRPIPVTFKRAIAALSLWQKVKLAWGLCFLSDPISKDDVERCKQKDLLEQMMAEMVGEFPDLHRAIVSERDVYLTYMLRQAARRLELPRASDAEPRKCVPSVVVGVVGMGHVPGIEKNWTTDLNIQEIMTVPPPSASGRVSRLAVKAAFLGLLGYGLYWTGRRAASLLLALPAARHCLQRLSDAWPHK, from the exons ATGTCCTGCTGCCTGTGTGGACCTCCCAGGCACACCCTGCGGTTCACGTGTGGCCGCACAGACGCGAGAGCCCACAACAGCACCAAAACCAG GCTTCACGCGTCGGTGCCAGAGCCGCTGCCAGCCATGGAGGAGCCGGAGGAGCAGCCGCCCCGCGAG GCCGACACAGAGCCCGTCGTGACTTCAGGGGCCTCAGAGGCAGTGCCCAGGGTGCTCCCCGGAGACCCCCAGAACCTGT CCGACGTGGACGCGTTCAACCTGCTGCTGGAGATGAAGCTGAAGAGGCGGCGAGAGCGGCCCAATCTGCCGCGCACGGTGACTGAGCTGGTGGCCGAGGACGGGAGCCGGGTGTACGTGGTGGGCACGGCCCACTTCAGCGACGACAGCAAGCGGGACGTGGTGAAG ACCATCCGGGAGGTGCAGCCTGACGTGGTGGTGGTGGAGCTGTGCCAGTACCGCGTGTCCATGCTGAAGATGGACGAGCGCACGCTGCTGCGCGAGGCCAAGGAGATCAGCCTGGAGAAGCTGCAGCAGGCCGTCAGGCAG AACGGCGTTGCCTCGGGGCtgatgcagatgctgctgctgaagGTGTCCGCCCACATCACCGAGCAGCTGGGCGTGGCCCCCGGCGGCGAGTTCAGGGAGGCCTTCAAGGAG GCCAGCAGGGTTCCGTTCTGCAAGTTCCACCTGGGCGACCGGCCCATCCCCGTCACCTTCAAGCGGGCCATCGCCGCCCTCTCCCTCTGGCAAAAGGTCAAGTTGGCCTGGGGCCTGTGCTTCCTGTCGGACCCCATCAG CAAGGACGACGTGGAGCGCTGCAAGCAGAAGGACTTGCTGGAGCAGATGATGGCGGAGATGGTGGGCGAGTTCCCCGACCTGCACCGCGCCATCGTGTCCGAGCGCGACGTCTACCTGACCTACATGCTGCGCCAGGCCGCCCGCCGCCTGGAGCTGCCGCGCGCCTCCGACG CCGAGCCCAGGAAGTGCGTCCCCTCCGTGGTGGTGGGCGTCGTGGGCATGGGCCACGTCCCCGGCATCGAGAAGAACTGGACCACCGACCTCAACATCCAGGAGATCATGAC cGTGCCCCCGCCGTCCGCCTCGGGCAGAGTGTCCCGCCTGGCCGTGAAGGCCGCCTTCCTGGGCCTCCTGGGCTACGGCCTCTACTGGACAGGGCGCCGCGCCGCCAGCCTGCTCCTGGCCCTGCCCGCCGCCCGGCACTGCCTGCAGAGGCTCTCCGACGCCTGGCCGCACAAGTAG